One Chordicoccus furentiruminis DNA window includes the following coding sequences:
- a CDS encoding tyrosine-type recombinase/integrase: MKYKRKKDKDFWQMARAYLHDFMPAVRNQSDKSVAAYKQSLNSYLLFLESEKRLREDQVTFEAFNRSNVKDFVEWLREKKYAPKTINLKLTAIRSFLKYCADEDFELRGIYNDVCTVRKIKEEKKPIEYLQPEATKAILASYDTRTAKHRRNRMILILLYDTGARVQELSDLSLASLHLDVPHPFVTLIGKGRKTRNVPVMDKTVAHLRKYLEEFHPDLTEAPLFYSRLDGKPHQLSTGSISLILKVAANTARITCPEVPENVHCHLIRKTKAMDLYRNGVPLPFIMQLLGHESMSTTSGFYAFATLEMMTEAMNKAAPAFEDDEKIWKKAAIKKLLYSLD; this comes from the coding sequence ATGAAGTATAAGAGGAAGAAAGATAAAGACTTCTGGCAGATGGCACGGGCATATCTTCATGATTTTATGCCTGCGGTACGCAACCAGTCGGACAAGTCTGTTGCAGCTTATAAACAGTCCCTGAATTCCTATCTATTATTTTTGGAAAGTGAGAAAAGATTAAGGGAAGATCAGGTGACATTTGAGGCATTCAACCGAAGTAATGTTAAGGACTTTGTTGAATGGCTCCGCGAAAAAAAGTACGCTCCCAAAACGATAAATTTGAAACTGACGGCAATCCGCTCTTTTCTTAAGTATTGTGCAGATGAGGATTTTGAACTCCGAGGTATTTACAATGATGTCTGCACAGTCAGAAAAATCAAGGAAGAGAAAAAGCCAATCGAATACCTGCAGCCGGAAGCGACAAAAGCGATACTGGCATCTTATGATACCAGGACGGCAAAACATCGCCGGAACCGTATGATCCTGATACTTCTTTACGATACTGGGGCAAGAGTACAGGAGCTATCCGATCTGTCGTTGGCATCTCTTCATCTGGATGTACCCCACCCATTTGTTACGCTGATCGGAAAGGGGCGCAAGACAAGAAATGTTCCGGTTATGGATAAAACAGTGGCTCACTTAAGAAAGTACCTTGAAGAATTCCATCCAGACTTGACGGAAGCACCGCTGTTCTATAGCCGACTTGATGGGAAGCCTCATCAGTTATCTACGGGCAGCATAAGCCTGATTTTAAAAGTGGCAGCGAATACAGCTCGCATTACTTGTCCGGAGGTCCCGGAAAACGTTCATTGTCATTTGATCCGTAAAACAAAAGCAATGGATCTATATCGCAATGGAGTGCCGCTTCCTTTTATCATGCAGCTGTTGGGTCATGAAAGTATGTCAACAACATCCGGCTTTTATGCGTTCGCAACGCTTGAAATGATGACAGAAGCAATGAATAAAGCCGCCCCGGCATTTGAGGATGACGAAAAAATCTGGAAGAAAGCTGCTATAAAGAAGCTGCTCTATTCTCTGGATTGA
- a CDS encoding glycosyltransferase: MIRRSIVEKVGGWDVKALSEDTEISFRIYRMGYYIKMLPQAVTWEQEPQFLKQWFKQRVRWARGNLYVMVKNFKYTFDPKAGPMRLDIVYYVLTYGIMLSSLVASDIIFLGGILGVIHVKLAGFSSLLWMMAILVFIANVMLTLSLEKNEFTLQSLGLVVLMLFTYAKLWVLVVVKAIWDSAGDAIFHREVKWDKTVRYAENATDENPDISSIGGRT, from the coding sequence GTGATCCGCAGAAGCATCGTGGAAAAGGTGGGCGGATGGGACGTGAAAGCGCTGTCGGAGGACACGGAGATTTCCTTCCGCATCTACAGGATGGGCTATTATATCAAAATGCTGCCGCAGGCGGTGACATGGGAGCAGGAGCCGCAGTTTCTGAAGCAGTGGTTCAAGCAACGCGTCAGATGGGCGCGCGGCAATCTGTACGTTATGGTCAAGAACTTCAAATACACCTTCGACCCCAAGGCGGGGCCGATGCGGCTGGATATCGTGTATTACGTTCTGACGTACGGCATCATGCTGTCGAGTCTTGTCGCCTCTGACATCATCTTCTTAGGCGGCATCCTTGGCGTGATCCATGTGAAGCTCGCGGGATTTTCCTCCCTTCTCTGGATGATGGCCATACTGGTCTTCATTGCCAATGTCATGCTGACGCTGTCGCTGGAGAAAAATGAATTTACGCTTCAGTCCCTGGGGCTGGTGGTGCTGATGCTGTTCACCTACGCCAAGCTCTGGGTGCTCGTGGTCGTCAAGGCTATCTGGGATTCCGCGGGAGACGCGATTTTTCATCGTGAAGTCAAGTGGGACAAAACCGTACGGTATGCGGAAAACGCAACAGATGAGAATCCGGATATATCTTCTATCGGCGGAAGAACCTGA
- a CDS encoding transposase — protein MSIPESIKSRRPTQFGAVEIRFIGGHYYTYLVSSKWDAAKGRPQKVTGKSIGKITEADGFIPNTNGLRLMQEMRLMPDVAPSVKNYGAYEVLQQLTPDLSDSLRKYFPDSFREIRTLSLIRLVDKISSAKMIQPLFLDSYMSDICGDISISEGSVRKFIAGLGSKQDRIDAFMKSQVMPGTTLLFDGTSIFTKSADSLAAKGYNPDHSLDPQARLLYVFEKDSHKPVFYRVVQGSIVDKSAFMDTVNAAGCSDCIIIADKGFYSKPNVSALLNAGMRYILPLQENTVNVEPEFYQNPSDGKWDNVFSYNKRAVWCRKRRSGNRGNFIYTFRDDSRRAELVGHFVERAEKDYGEEERRPKDVVNEVRMGYFSFCSNLDVEPREIYLDYKERWDIEQCFDYLKNSVSTNASHAHTDDYFRGWAFLNHVSLLYYYGLLNAVRNTKLDDRYSAEDVLKLTKNIYRVDTGDKEGIRISAIQKKTQAILDTLGVDLLRKK, from the coding sequence ATGAGCATTCCTGAATCAATCAAGAGCAGACGGCCGACCCAGTTCGGAGCAGTCGAGATCCGCTTTATCGGCGGGCATTATTACACTTACCTGGTTTCTTCCAAGTGGGATGCCGCCAAGGGCAGGCCTCAGAAGGTCACAGGAAAGAGCATCGGCAAGATCACCGAGGCGGACGGCTTCATACCGAACACCAATGGTCTCCGTCTCATGCAGGAAATGCGGCTTATGCCGGATGTCGCTCCGTCCGTAAAGAATTATGGCGCGTACGAAGTCCTGCAGCAGCTGACGCCGGATCTCAGCGACAGCCTCCGGAAATACTTTCCTGATTCATTCCGTGAGATCCGTACGCTCTCCCTGATTCGCCTTGTGGACAAGATCTCGTCCGCAAAGATGATCCAGCCGCTGTTCCTTGATTCCTACATGAGCGACATCTGCGGGGACATCTCGATATCGGAAGGCTCCGTCCGGAAGTTCATTGCCGGTCTTGGTTCGAAACAGGACAGAATCGACGCGTTCATGAAATCCCAGGTTATGCCGGGAACAACGCTCCTTTTCGACGGGACTTCCATCTTCACAAAGTCTGCCGATTCGCTCGCGGCGAAAGGGTATAACCCGGATCATAGTCTCGACCCTCAGGCGCGCCTTCTGTATGTCTTCGAAAAGGATTCCCACAAGCCTGTGTTCTACCGCGTCGTGCAGGGATCCATCGTCGATAAGAGTGCTTTCATGGATACCGTTAACGCTGCTGGGTGCAGTGACTGCATCATCATTGCGGACAAAGGCTTCTACTCCAAGCCGAACGTGTCTGCCCTTCTGAATGCGGGCATGCGTTACATTCTTCCACTACAGGAAAACACCGTTAATGTCGAGCCGGAGTTCTACCAGAATCCAAGCGACGGTAAGTGGGACAATGTCTTTTCTTACAACAAACGCGCCGTCTGGTGCCGGAAGCGCAGGAGCGGGAATCGCGGTAACTTCATCTACACGTTTCGCGATGATTCCAGACGGGCGGAACTGGTCGGTCACTTCGTGGAGCGGGCAGAGAAAGATTATGGCGAAGAAGAACGTCGGCCGAAGGACGTCGTGAATGAAGTACGCATGGGCTATTTCTCCTTCTGTAGCAACCTCGATGTCGAGCCGAGGGAGATTTATCTCGACTATAAGGAACGCTGGGACATCGAACAGTGCTTCGACTACCTGAAAAACAGCGTATCAACAAATGCATCCCATGCCCATACGGATGATTACTTCCGAGGCTGGGCGTTCCTGAACCATGTCAGCCTGCTCTATTACTACGGCCTTCTGAACGCGGTCAGGAACACGAAACTGGACGACAGGTATTCCGCGGAGGATGTACTGAAACTGACGAAGAATATCTACCGTGTCGACACCGGCGACAAAGAGGGAATCCGGATCTCCGCAATCCAGAAAAAGACTCAAGCAATCCTGGATACACTCGGAGTCGATCTATTACGTAAAAAATGA
- a CDS encoding glycosyltransferase family 39 protein, with the protein MKIRRSWFYTLAMFILMAVLFLAMTFAVNRIGNGQEYPYLLKGKWIIGMLALAFGLVIAGKIYARLQLSHFFASHPKAAAVLEGGLAAALLAAGFAIRLHYVRTMPMKPESDYKTYYEVAQLILKGTLLTDGPGYCDYIAVFPHVYGYPYVLSILFRFTGVSVKAALYFNVALAVGTVFFCWRTARLIAGRKAGLVSLAIADFWPSMILFSNFVASEYLFTFLLMVCVWLFVIIMKDTGYKKKHTFARFWEIALLGLLIAVTGAVRPMAQLFLVSVIVVFLMVRPEIHDRPANDVPLGVRAVDRGWKMILILLLVYLLFTRLFSASVAYAVNEKPAGGSSSFGYNLLVGLNQESCGGLNQDDADYMYAALDKTGSAEKAQLACRDLALKRLKSDPRSLLNLFVHKFEVLWGNDDFGSSWNILFMDQQGKLTSARKSFYYSMMDRSDLYYLTILAMTLLCALYCWKKEPDAVFTIQLMLLATAALHLLVENQNRYHYHVLALLAVMTGVAAAQVFETEENRVMAALHEKEAVKIREREAQEQIQARLQEEARIQEMRAKALHARFDMERALREGHITITASEAVRKAAEAGEYRSQEDMKDPFDDETP; encoded by the coding sequence ATGAAGATCAGACGAAGCTGGTTTTATACGCTGGCCATGTTCATTTTGATGGCCGTACTCTTTCTGGCCATGACGTTTGCCGTGAACCGGATCGGTAACGGGCAGGAGTATCCGTACCTGCTCAAGGGGAAATGGATCATCGGGATGCTGGCGCTGGCTTTTGGTCTGGTTATCGCGGGGAAAATCTATGCGCGCCTCCAGCTTTCCCATTTCTTCGCCTCGCACCCGAAGGCCGCGGCCGTTCTGGAAGGAGGACTGGCCGCTGCACTTCTGGCCGCGGGCTTCGCGATCCGGCTTCATTATGTGCGCACCATGCCGATGAAGCCGGAATCCGATTACAAGACCTACTATGAAGTGGCGCAGCTTATCCTGAAAGGAACGCTGCTGACCGATGGACCCGGATACTGTGACTATATCGCGGTTTTCCCGCATGTCTACGGGTATCCGTATGTGCTTTCCATCCTGTTCCGCTTTACGGGTGTGTCCGTGAAGGCGGCGCTGTATTTCAATGTGGCGCTGGCGGTCGGAACGGTTTTCTTCTGCTGGCGCACAGCCCGGCTCATCGCGGGACGGAAGGCGGGTCTCGTGTCTCTCGCCATCGCCGATTTCTGGCCGTCCATGATTCTTTTCAGCAACTTTGTCGCCAGCGAATATCTTTTTACATTCCTTCTGATGGTCTGCGTCTGGCTTTTCGTCATCATCATGAAGGATACGGGATACAAAAAGAAGCATACATTTGCCCGGTTCTGGGAAATCGCTCTTCTGGGACTGCTCATCGCGGTCACAGGCGCCGTCCGGCCGATGGCCCAGCTGTTTCTGGTATCTGTGATCGTGGTTTTTCTCATGGTCCGGCCGGAGATACATGACAGACCGGCCAATGACGTGCCCCTCGGCGTTCGGGCCGTGGACAGGGGATGGAAGATGATTCTGATCCTCCTTCTGGTCTATCTGCTTTTCACAAGACTGTTCAGCGCGTCTGTAGCCTATGCGGTCAATGAGAAGCCGGCCGGCGGCTCTTCCTCTTTCGGCTACAATCTGCTTGTCGGTCTCAATCAGGAGAGCTGCGGCGGGTTGAACCAGGATGACGCGGACTATATGTACGCTGCGCTCGACAAGACCGGGTCGGCAGAGAAGGCGCAGCTTGCCTGCCGCGATCTTGCGCTGAAGAGACTGAAATCGGATCCGAGGTCGCTTCTGAATCTATTCGTCCATAAATTTGAGGTGCTGTGGGGAAACGACGATTTCGGATCCTCATGGAACATCCTGTTCATGGACCAGCAGGGAAAACTGACGAGTGCGAGGAAATCTTTCTATTACAGCATGATGGACCGGAGCGATCTCTACTATCTGACGATCCTCGCCATGACGCTCCTCTGTGCTCTGTATTGCTGGAAAAAAGAGCCTGACGCGGTTTTTACGATCCAGCTTATGCTGCTTGCCACGGCTGCGCTGCACCTTCTGGTGGAAAACCAGAACCGGTATCATTATCACGTGCTGGCCTTGCTGGCCGTGATGACCGGGGTTGCGGCCGCGCAGGTCTTTGAGACGGAAGAGAACCGGGTGATGGCGGCTCTCCATGAGAAGGAAGCGGTGAAAATAAGGGAGCGAGAGGCGCAGGAACAGATTCAGGCACGGCTTCAGGAGGAGGCACGGATACAGGAGATGAGGGCGAAGGCGCTTCACGCCCGGTTTGACATGGAAAGGGCGCTCCGGGAAGGTCATATCACCATCACCGCGAGCGAGGCGGTGAGAAAAGCGGCAGAAGCCGGTGAATACCGGAGTCAGGAGGATATGAAGGATCCCTTTGATGATGAGACGCCATGA
- a CDS encoding cellulose biosynthesis cyclic di-GMP-binding regulatory protein BcsB, with protein sequence MKNWKMFLAAMALSAAMIAETVPAGAAAKRGAVRTASNAASAASAAVNSGSKTANAADSAGAAATVSDDAAGTADSGSGTIPVKEGTEISRYVLSSDPSSAGAPVTEPPDVPESQYAKTFHYSSRVTFSGIYKTNTFSFKKEEYWETRYAYAQIEFSVSPLITDGVPASLTFSVNDTPVSSCRIDYSLGETQTAYVTIPVDLLNDGYNNLSVTGYVLLYDEEGCLDDFSNANWICISENSLVRMGYDVDDSGNLLKYYPFPLVSSMDETGEECGVYVPDDATSGELTAAMMLRSQLGAGTTDSDDISIADFSAIGDRAQRLIVATQDRLPSDVKKQMPDTAGDGSSYDLSKGSLVYEYSDKKGTVLAVTAGNEKDLAEGAAMLMDDDLLAQENSSAAFVPSGTKAKVIRNRSLSDLIVDHETITGITNEKGLVFVGPFRQEQTVFLPLTGGFVLAEGGKISLSFRYSENLDFNRSLLTVYWGDTPLASKKLTKEKADGDSFSFTIPSDVVGTYASSIRIAFDLEIRDLYCTKRTDEMPWAYVSGDSTLYLPAGQSTDYSLALRPYPFQTLGLFNDLALVLPDKYTGEELELAGSVMSLMGSAISPYGSFQTVKASDYDPSAGTEDSADDKSGNNIIAIGTYQDNSLIQSLNQNLSFRFLDDGSGFDSNDQLLVSSDYGKRVGILQIIRSPYADKRAVLTVSAADTTGLESIQNYIRLQKNNRSMNGDAFLIDTDGDTSSYTFLKHEETDQVSLKEKVKQNKNAILFTLIGSMAMFILFIGVIITLVHYRRNRRDEDK encoded by the coding sequence ATGAAAAACTGGAAGATGTTCCTCGCAGCAATGGCACTGAGCGCCGCCATGATCGCGGAGACTGTTCCTGCGGGCGCCGCTGCAAAGAGAGGTGCAGTGCGCACGGCTTCAAATGCTGCGAGCGCTGCTTCCGCGGCTGTGAATTCGGGATCAAAAACCGCGAACGCGGCGGATTCTGCGGGCGCCGCAGCGACCGTTTCGGATGATGCAGCCGGAACGGCGGACAGCGGAAGCGGAACCATCCCCGTGAAGGAAGGCACGGAGATCAGCCGCTATGTGCTTTCGTCCGATCCGTCATCGGCCGGAGCGCCCGTCACGGAACCGCCGGACGTTCCGGAATCACAGTACGCGAAGACGTTCCATTATTCCTCGAGGGTTACGTTCAGCGGAATCTATAAGACCAATACCTTTTCCTTCAAAAAGGAAGAATACTGGGAGACACGGTACGCCTACGCCCAGATCGAATTTTCCGTCAGTCCCCTCATCACAGACGGTGTTCCTGCCTCACTGACCTTTTCGGTGAATGATACGCCGGTTTCCTCCTGCAGGATTGACTACAGCCTCGGCGAAACGCAGACCGCCTATGTGACGATTCCGGTGGACCTCCTGAACGACGGATACAACAATCTTTCTGTCACCGGGTATGTTCTGCTGTACGATGAGGAAGGATGTCTGGATGACTTTTCCAATGCCAACTGGATCTGCATCTCGGAAAATTCACTGGTGCGGATGGGGTACGACGTCGATGACTCCGGAAATCTGCTGAAGTACTATCCGTTTCCGCTGGTTTCATCCATGGACGAGACAGGGGAAGAGTGCGGTGTGTATGTTCCGGATGACGCCACTTCCGGCGAACTGACGGCGGCCATGATGCTCCGGTCCCAGCTGGGAGCCGGGACTACGGACAGCGATGATATCAGTATCGCAGACTTTTCGGCGATAGGTGACAGGGCGCAGCGGCTGATCGTCGCGACGCAGGACAGACTGCCGTCAGATGTAAAGAAACAGATGCCGGACACGGCGGGAGACGGCTCCTCCTACGATCTTTCAAAAGGCTCCCTCGTCTATGAATATTCGGACAAAAAGGGAACGGTTCTCGCCGTGACGGCCGGCAATGAGAAGGATCTGGCGGAAGGCGCGGCCATGCTGATGGACGATGACCTCCTTGCGCAGGAAAACAGCTCCGCCGCTTTCGTTCCCTCCGGAACAAAGGCAAAGGTGATCCGGAACAGGTCCCTGTCCGATCTGATCGTGGATCATGAGACCATCACAGGGATCACCAATGAGAAGGGTCTGGTCTTTGTTGGTCCGTTCCGTCAGGAACAGACGGTCTTCCTCCCGCTGACCGGCGGATTCGTACTGGCGGAGGGGGGAAAGATCAGCCTCAGTTTCCGCTATTCCGAGAATCTTGACTTTAACCGCTCGCTGCTGACGGTCTACTGGGGCGATACGCCGCTCGCTTCGAAGAAGCTGACGAAGGAGAAGGCGGACGGAGACAGTTTCTCCTTCACGATCCCCTCGGACGTTGTCGGCACATATGCCAGCAGCATCCGGATCGCCTTTGATCTGGAGATCAGGGATCTGTACTGCACCAAGCGGACCGATGAGATGCCGTGGGCTTATGTGAGCGGAGATTCAACCCTGTATCTTCCGGCAGGCCAGAGCACGGATTACTCGCTGGCGCTGCGGCCGTATCCGTTTCAGACTCTGGGACTGTTCAACGATCTGGCGCTGGTCCTTCCGGACAAGTATACCGGCGAGGAGCTGGAGCTGGCGGGCTCCGTGATGTCGCTGATGGGAAGCGCCATCAGCCCCTACGGCAGTTTCCAGACCGTAAAAGCGTCGGATTATGATCCGTCTGCCGGAACGGAAGACTCCGCAGACGACAAGAGCGGAAACAACATCATCGCCATCGGCACGTATCAGGACAATTCGCTGATACAGAGCCTGAACCAGAACCTTTCCTTCCGCTTTCTGGACGACGGCAGCGGATTTGACTCCAACGACCAGCTGCTCGTCTCGTCGGATTACGGGAAGCGGGTCGGAATTCTGCAGATCATCCGGTCGCCCTATGCGGATAAGCGGGCCGTGCTGACCGTTTCCGCGGCGGACACAACCGGTCTTGAGAGCATTCAGAATTACATCCGTCTGCAGAAAAACAACCGCTCGATGAACGGCGACGCATTCCTGATCGATACGGACGGTGATACTTCATCCTACACGTTCCTGAAACATGAAGAGACGGATCAGGTTTCGCTGAAGGAGAAGGTTAAGCAGAACAAGAACGCCATTCTCTTCACGCTGATCGGATCTATGGCGATGTTCATTCTGTTCATCGGGGTGATCATCACGCTGGTTCATTACCGCAGAAACAGAAGAGACGAAGACAAGTAA
- a CDS encoding DUF2334 domain-containing protein: MRYERNRKIRDRRTAPAPVLTLFLALTLFLTAGTGSVRAADSMPGDELQAILNPRAESVPETPADSHEPGEFLVIADEKQDAYTADTLGTLGYELTAMGYRADYTTSRIYSGKTRSFDETYDRIIWVTSSRQTSEKDLLRCPDTAYGGSLLMLGAMPEELTKRNNLGQGFVSTEEVSGTASYQMKGQNVFTSLVSLDVSRLYRTADYMSGTWKTTSGTYPLTVGWGTLRNLVLRDYRSDFAKAVLMEEITLWLWPYHNAPHSDSSCLVLDELKRYKNGGTTSDSSCLVLDEIYPYTDPERLLRLVKELESRNMNYVLSVMPLYRHSDYPGMKQFCEVLRYAQAHGGTVILHSPIIQNGVETNELQESLTSAFESYIENDVYPIALSIPSAWIFDDDLHETLGRYRTLFLEDTAAFSEKSGDTLASACNRFLSLGTQLFTPAIPLDDTGVSYLDTCATAVYVNAEEDDEKIVRIIDAARYSPVSMESLWDMDQAVYTNRSHYLTWDGKNLICDGGTVSLAYHPKPYDENFNYKRNVYYRATADLARENVLLIFFSLAVSILFVVLILAARRQMERQFLFRRRSDRPPDAADPGGYHPEGPRTGGKDRKENTGSEENDDRNDSR; this comes from the coding sequence ATGAGGTATGAGAGAAATCGGAAAATCAGAGATCGGAGGACAGCTCCGGCGCCTGTTCTGACGCTGTTCCTTGCGCTGACCCTTTTTCTGACGGCGGGAACGGGTTCGGTCCGTGCGGCTGACTCCATGCCTGGAGATGAGCTGCAGGCGATTCTCAATCCCAGAGCGGAGAGCGTTCCGGAGACGCCGGCGGACAGTCATGAGCCTGGCGAATTTCTGGTGATAGCGGATGAAAAGCAGGACGCTTATACGGCGGATACCCTTGGGACGCTGGGCTATGAGCTCACGGCGATGGGGTACCGGGCGGATTATACGACCAGCCGGATCTACAGCGGGAAAACCCGGTCCTTCGACGAGACTTATGACAGGATCATCTGGGTCACGTCCTCGAGGCAGACGTCAGAAAAGGACTTGCTCCGGTGTCCGGATACGGCTTATGGCGGGAGCCTTCTGATGCTCGGAGCCATGCCGGAGGAACTGACGAAGCGGAATAATCTTGGTCAGGGCTTCGTCAGCACAGAGGAAGTGTCGGGGACTGCGTCTTATCAGATGAAGGGCCAGAACGTATTCACTTCCCTTGTCAGCCTCGACGTTTCAAGACTGTACAGGACGGCGGATTACATGTCCGGCACGTGGAAAACGACGTCCGGCACCTACCCGCTGACGGTGGGATGGGGAACGCTCCGCAATCTGGTGCTGCGCGACTACCGCTCTGATTTTGCGAAGGCGGTGCTGATGGAGGAGATCACGCTCTGGCTCTGGCCTTATCACAACGCACCCCATAGCGATTCCTCCTGTCTGGTGCTGGATGAGCTCAAGAGGTATAAGAACGGAGGCACGACTTCGGATTCCTCCTGTCTGGTACTGGATGAGATCTACCCTTATACCGATCCGGAACGGCTGCTCAGGCTGGTGAAAGAGCTTGAGTCCAGAAACATGAACTATGTGCTCAGCGTCATGCCGCTCTACCGGCACTCGGATTATCCGGGTATGAAGCAGTTCTGTGAGGTCCTCCGCTACGCTCAGGCTCACGGAGGTACGGTGATTCTTCACAGCCCGATTATACAGAACGGCGTCGAAACGAACGAACTGCAGGAGAGCCTCACATCCGCGTTTGAATCATACATTGAGAATGACGTCTATCCGATCGCGCTTTCCATTCCGTCCGCATGGATTTTTGACGACGATCTTCACGAGACGCTGGGGCGGTACCGCACGCTTTTTCTGGAGGACACGGCCGCTTTTTCCGAAAAAAGCGGGGATACGCTGGCATCCGCCTGCAACCGCTTTCTCTCTCTGGGGACGCAGCTGTTTACGCCGGCCATCCCGCTGGATGATACGGGTGTGTCCTATCTGGACACCTGCGCGACCGCCGTCTATGTCAATGCGGAGGAAGATGATGAGAAGATCGTCCGGATCATCGACGCGGCACGCTATTCGCCCGTCTCCATGGAGTCTCTCTGGGATATGGATCAGGCGGTTTACACGAACCGGAGCCACTATCTGACATGGGACGGGAAAAACCTGATCTGCGACGGCGGGACGGTTTCTCTTGCCTATCATCCGAAGCCTTACGATGAGAACTTCAACTATAAGAGGAATGTCTATTACCGCGCAACCGCGGATCTGGCTCGTGAAAATGTCCTGCTGATCTTCTTCTCCCTGGCGGTGAGCATTCTGTTCGTGGTCCTGATTCTGGCAGCGAGACGGCAGATGGAGCGGCAGTTCCTGTTCAGAAGGAGGTCGGACCGTCCGCCGGACGCGGCGGATCCCGGCGGATATCATCCGGAAGGCCCGCGAACAGGCGGAAAAGACAGGAAAGAGAATACTGGCTCGGAAGAGAACGACGACAGGAACGACAGCCGCTGA
- a CDS encoding tyrosine-type recombinase/integrase, which produces MTTFVSRLGPLISDFLDYKHALGIKYTSASVYLRELDRYNAAHGDHPTLIKEVVDGWALEHAEKSTTSDRSWVSPIREFGRYLVNTGDISAYVLDNSFIIQRHRPEVYLMTEAEIHCFFKECDQYVLRKKIPGRAYVLPALYRFMYCCGVRSAEARQLKCQDVHLDKSYVDILWAKAHRDRRLFLSEELTQYLIDYNAAIRKVFPEREYFFPGGRGEICSSTALSANFRNIWLSAGLKRDGKVKPRAYDFRHHFACANIMRWASEGKDIHAMLPYLMRYMGHSSLESTYYYIHLIPDFFPQYRGMTASTEELIPEVDADEV; this is translated from the coding sequence ATGACGACTTTTGTTAGCAGGCTCGGCCCTTTAATATCTGACTTTCTGGATTACAAGCATGCTTTGGGTATTAAATATACATCAGCGTCCGTGTATCTTCGAGAATTAGACAGGTACAATGCCGCACACGGAGATCATCCCACCCTTATCAAAGAGGTCGTTGATGGATGGGCACTGGAACATGCAGAAAAATCAACTACCAGCGACAGAAGCTGGGTCTCACCGATCCGTGAATTCGGCAGATACCTTGTCAATACCGGCGATATCAGCGCATATGTATTGGATAATTCATTTATCATCCAACGCCATCGTCCGGAAGTTTACCTGATGACAGAGGCTGAAATCCATTGCTTTTTTAAAGAATGCGATCAGTACGTACTCAGAAAAAAAATCCCGGGCAGGGCATATGTCCTTCCAGCGCTATACCGTTTTATGTATTGCTGCGGCGTCAGATCAGCAGAAGCAAGACAGTTAAAGTGTCAGGATGTTCATCTGGATAAAAGCTATGTCGATATCCTGTGGGCTAAGGCACACCGTGACAGGCGACTTTTTTTATCAGAAGAACTGACGCAGTATCTTATAGATTATAATGCTGCCATACGCAAGGTATTCCCGGAAAGAGAATACTTTTTCCCTGGTGGGCGTGGAGAAATCTGTTCCAGTACTGCTTTATCTGCTAACTTTAGAAATATCTGGCTGTCAGCAGGCTTAAAAAGAGACGGCAAAGTCAAGCCTCGGGCTTATGATTTTCGGCATCACTTTGCATGCGCAAATATCATGCGTTGGGCGTCGGAAGGCAAAGACATCCACGCAATGCTCCCGTATCTGATGCGGTACATGGGGCATTCTTCATTGGAAAGCACTTATTACTACATACACCTGATACCAGATTTCTTTCCCCAATACCGTGGCATGACTGCCTCCACAGAAGAATTGATACCGGAGGTGGATGCCGATGAAGTATAA
- a CDS encoding glycosyltransferase family 2 protein, translating into MSAADVISIYAIAAIWAMMALNVVLSVGGYRYILKTNRTSGEVKCRRKDPFVSILVPAHNEALVLRRTLTALIDFDYPADRYEIIVANDNSSDQTVEIIGELQKKYPEHRLFCVSTDNVVGGTGKSNALNIAYSISKGSVIAIYDADNTPERKALRLLVENLMTDPKAAAVIGKFRTRNRNATLLTRFVNTEASFFT; encoded by the coding sequence ATGTCTGCAGCTGATGTTATCAGTATTTATGCGATCGCGGCCATCTGGGCCATGATGGCGCTGAACGTTGTGCTCTCTGTCGGAGGGTACCGGTACATTCTGAAGACCAACCGGACAAGCGGGGAAGTGAAATGTCGCCGGAAGGATCCGTTTGTCTCGATTCTGGTCCCGGCGCATAACGAGGCGCTGGTGCTCCGACGGACACTGACTGCGCTGATTGACTTTGACTATCCGGCTGACCGGTATGAGATCATTGTCGCCAATGACAATTCGTCTGACCAGACAGTGGAAATCATCGGGGAGCTTCAGAAGAAGTATCCGGAACACAGACTTTTCTGCGTGAGCACGGACAACGTAGTCGGAGGCACCGGCAAATCCAACGCGCTGAACATTGCGTATTCCATATCCAAAGGAAGCGTCATCGCCATCTATGACGCCGACAATACGCCGGAAAGAAAGGCGCTCCGTCTCCTCGTTGAAAATCTGATGACAGATCCGAAGGCTGCCGCCGTGATCGGCAAATTCCGCACCCGGAACCGGAACGCGACGCTCCTCACGAGATTTGTCAACACTGAAGCATCATTTTTTACGTAA